AATTCGTCGTAGTGCTCGGCCCAGCGCCGGTAGTACATGGAGGTGATCGGCATGGCCGTGGTGATGCCGTTGCGGATCAACTGGGTGAACGCATAGCGGTACTTGAACAACTCCTCGTCCGGGCTGTAACACTCGGTGGGCCCGGCGCGCAGGTAGTCTTCGGACCACACGCGGCCCATGTTCCACTCCGCGCCGTTGTCCAGGGTGAGTACTGTGGAATCGAGGTCGCCGAGGGCGTCGAGGTCAATGAAGCCAGGGCCGATCAGCGCATGGCCATAGTCGATCCACTGGCTGACTTCACCGGGAAAACCACGGCCGACGAAGACGATGCTGCCGTTCTCGAACACCACTTCGCCGTGGCGCCAGAGCACGTGTCGACGGCCATCGAAGCCGACCACGAAGCTGGCTTTGAGACCGATGCGGGACGCACTCACAAGCGCGACTCCACGAGACGACCGTGCTCGGCGATCAGCTTGCCGGCCTTGAACACCTGGCGCTGCGCCGGCCGCGCGACCACCGCTTCGCCGAGCGTCTGCACCGGCAGCAGAAGGAAGTCCGCCGGTGCGCCGATGTCGATGCGCGCTGCATCCCGGCCCAGTGCGCGGGCGCCATTGGCACTGGCGGCGGCGAAGGCCGCGGCGAGGTCGTCGTCCTTGCACAGGTCGAAGCGGAAGGCCAGGAACATGGCGCGCTCGAGCATGTCGCCATTGCCCATTGGCGACCACGCATCGCGGATGCCATCGCTGCCCAGACACAGGTTCACACCGGCATCGCGCAGAGTGAGGAATGGCGGCACCGGCGTGTCGGCCGGCGCGGAACTCATCAGGGAAATCCGCAGGCTGGCGAGGCGCGTGGCCAGCGGTTCGACCTGCTCCCACGGCGCCATACCCAGGCAGTAGGCGTGACTGATCATTACCTTACCTTGCAGGCCGTGGCGCTCTGTGTAATCGGCGATACGGGCGATCTGCCAGAGGCCAAGCTCGCCCTTGTCGTGCAGGTGGATATCCACGCCGCGACCGAACTCCACGGCAAGGCCGAAGACGATATCGAGCTGGGCGACGGGGTCGTCGTCAATGCCGCAGGGGTCGAGGCCGCCGACGTTCTCCACGCCCAGTTGCAACGCCTCGCGCATCAGCTCGG
The Pseudomonas triclosanedens DNA segment above includes these coding regions:
- a CDS encoding amidohydrolase family protein, whose product is MTDSYWLRNIRPLGNAAEDFLIRDGLIAERRPASNAALQAGDLDSNGQLLLPPLVESHCHLDKTLWGQPWRPNSAGPTLKDYIANERRVLREIEAPIAVRAGALLEQCIARGSLTFRCHVDIDPELGLRHVEAMLALRERYADLIDMEFVVFPQTGLVSRPGTAELMREALQLGVENVGGLDPCGIDDDPVAQLDIVFGLAVEFGRGVDIHLHDKGELGLWQIARIADYTERHGLQGKVMISHAYCLGMAPWEQVEPLATRLASLRISLMSSAPADTPVPPFLTLRDAGVNLCLGSDGIRDAWSPMGNGDMLERAMFLAFRFDLCKDDDLAAAFAAASANGARALGRDAARIDIGAPADFLLLPVQTLGEAVVARPAQRQVFKAGKLIAEHGRLVESRL